A genomic region of Rhodococcus qingshengii JCM 15477 contains the following coding sequences:
- a CDS encoding FluC/FEX family fluoride channel codes for MAPSHRGRTVPVTRPTDPAPTLPVDPDSVPREPGPLHVRPSAIAAVAAGGLLGAPLRYGLGVAFPTSAGQFPWTTFAINIAGALLLGLLLEALTRLGEDAGWLRRVRLCVGTGVLGSFTTYSTLAVDTDLLLRDHHLWSAVLYAVASVAVGLLTTAAGIAAGARIQTQLKEDGR; via the coding sequence GCCTGTGACCCGCCCCACCGATCCCGCACCGACGCTGCCGGTCGACCCCGATTCCGTTCCCCGCGAGCCGGGGCCGCTGCATGTGCGCCCCTCGGCCATCGCCGCCGTCGCCGCAGGTGGGCTGCTCGGCGCGCCGCTGCGCTACGGACTGGGCGTCGCGTTCCCCACCTCGGCCGGACAATTCCCGTGGACGACGTTCGCGATCAACATCGCCGGCGCCCTGCTGTTGGGATTGTTGCTCGAAGCCCTCACCCGCCTCGGTGAAGACGCCGGGTGGCTCCGGCGGGTGCGGTTGTGTGTCGGCACCGGTGTGCTCGGCTCGTTCACCACCTACAGCACCCTCGCCGTGGACACCGATCTGCTTCTCCGTGATCACCACCTGTGGTCCGCGGTTCTCTACGCGGTGGCCAGTGTGGCGGTCGGTCTCCTCACAACCGCCGCCGGAATCGCGGCCGGGGCACGGATCCAGACCCAACTCAAGGAGGACGGGCGGTGA
- the crcB gene encoding fluoride efflux transporter CrcB, with protein MITLWIALAGSAGAVSRFVLDGAIRTRRSAEFPWATVIINITGSLILGLVTGAVLFHGASRELQLIVGVGFCGGYTTFSTASFETVRLIQRQRYWPAFGNAVGTLALTVTAGAAGLALAGL; from the coding sequence GTGATCACACTGTGGATTGCACTCGCCGGTAGCGCCGGCGCGGTGAGCCGGTTCGTTCTCGACGGGGCGATCCGAACCCGGCGTAGTGCCGAATTCCCCTGGGCCACAGTGATCATCAACATCACCGGCTCCTTGATCCTGGGACTGGTCACCGGAGCCGTCCTCTTCCACGGCGCCTCGCGCGAGCTGCAGTTGATCGTCGGAGTCGGGTTCTGCGGCGGGTACACCACCTTCAGCACGGCAAGTTTCGAAACGGTGCGGCTGATTCAACGCCAACGCTATTGGCCCGCTTTCGGTAATGCGGTCGGGACTCTGGCCCTGACCGTGACGGCCGGCGCCGCAGGTCTCGCGTTGGCGGGACTGTGA